In the genome of Streptomyces sp. SLBN-118, the window CAGCGCGGCCATGCCCTCGTCGATGTCCTCGCCGCGCCGCTCGATCAGGCCGTCCGTGTAGAGAACGGCGCTGGAGCCGGGCGGCAGGGCGATGGTGCCCGAGGTGTGGAGCCAGCCGCCCGTGCCGAGCGGGGGGCCCGTCGGGTCCTCGGCGCGGCGGACCGTGCCGTCCGCGTCGCGTACGAGGACCGGGAGGTGGCCCGCCGATGCGTAGACGAGCCGGCCCTCGCTCGGGTCGTGGACGGCGTAGACACAGGTGGCGATCTGGCTGGCGTCGATCTCGGAGGCGAGACCGTCGAGCAGCTGGAGCACTTCGTGGGGCGGCAGGTCGAGGCGGGCATAGGCCCGTACGGCGGTGCGGAGCTGCCCCATGACCGCGGCCGCGCGGACACCGCGGCCCATGACGTCGCCGATGACGAGTGCGGTGCGTCCCGCGCCGAGGGTGATGACGTCGTACCAGTCGCCGCCGACCGCGGCGTCCGTGCCGCCCGGTTGATATGTGGCGGCGATGCGCAGATCGTCGGGCTGCTCCAACTCCTGTGGGAGCAGGGAACGCTGGAGAGTGACGGCCGTCTCGCGGTGTCGGCGCTCGCTGGCGCGCAGCCGCTCGGCGGCCTCCGCGTGGTCCGTCACGTCGGCGGCGAAGACGAGGACACCGCCGCCTTCCTCGGGGCTCTCGGCGGGCAGGCAGGTGACGGTGTACGAGCCGCCGCCGCGCACCTTGCGGGACTTGACCGTGCGCGGCTTGCCGCTGCGCAGCACCTGGTCCAGCAGCGGCAGCAGGCCGAGCTCGTCGAGCTCGGGGCAGGCGTCGGCCGCCGCGGTCCCCGCCCGGCGGGGGCCGAAGGCCGCGGCATAGGCCTCGTTGACATACGCGACGCGGTGCTCGGGGCCATGAAGCAGAGCGACCAGGGCGGGGAGAGGGCCGAGGATCTCCCGTACGGAGAAGTCGTCGAGCGCGGGGACGTCGGGCAGGAGCTCCGGCTGCTGTTCAAACTCGCCGCGGGCCGCGGGCACGGAGCTTTCCCCTCGCTGGACGGGGGAGATCCCGTGATCGGACCTCCGCGCTGCGGCGCGACGCTGCGTACCGGGGAGTCTTGCGCTCCAACGCGTGAAGTTCACTGACTTTCTAGCCTCAATGGTTGTCGCCAAGGGTCACTCTGTGCAGGTGTGAGCCCACCTATGGTCACACGTCCAGTGTGACCGACCGGACTGACAGTCCTCGTTGTCTACTTCCTGCCGGGACCCTCGTCCGGCCGGGTGCGCGGTCCGCTGTCGGGACCGCTGTGCGGCGCGGGCTTCGACGGGGTGTGAGGGCCGTGTCCCGGGCGTTTGCCGCTGCCGCCTGCGGCGAGTTCGAATTCCGCGCGCGGGTGCTCCAGCGAGCCGAGGGAGACGATCTCGCGCTTGAAGAGCCCGGCCAGGGTCCACTCGGCGAGCACACGGGCCTTGCGGTTGAAGGTGGGCACACGGCTGAGGTGGTACATGCGGTGCATCAGCCAGGCCGGATAGCCCTTGAGCTTGCGACCGTAGATGTGCGCGACGCCCTCGTGGAAGCCGAGCGAGGCTACGGATCCGACGTACTTGTGGGCGTACTCCTTGAGGGGTTCGCCGCGCAGCGACGCCACGATGTTCTCGGCGAGGACCTTGGTCTGGCGCACGGCGTGCTGGGCGTTG includes:
- a CDS encoding SpoIIE family protein phosphatase, with translation MNFTRWSARLPGTQRRAAARRSDHGISPVQRGESSVPAARGEFEQQPELLPDVPALDDFSVREILGPLPALVALLHGPEHRVAYVNEAYAAAFGPRRAGTAAADACPELDELGLLPLLDQVLRSGKPRTVKSRKVRGGGSYTVTCLPAESPEEGGGVLVFAADVTDHAEAAERLRASERRHRETAVTLQRSLLPQELEQPDDLRIAATYQPGGTDAAVGGDWYDVITLGAGRTALVIGDVMGRGVRAAAVMGQLRTAVRAYARLDLPPHEVLQLLDGLASEIDASQIATCVYAVHDPSEGRLVYASAGHLPVLVRDADGTVRRAEDPTGPPLGTGGWLHTSGTIALPPGSSAVLYTDGLIERRGEDIDEGMAALERALSGATGAPQVVCDRLIRSLGVTAEHDDDVAVLVVQHPTRTGTAAELFHNAALELLGGVEAAPRARAFASGVLASWRFSPELHDLGVLAASELVANSLQHGTPPMRLRLRRTDRRLIIEVTDGDDHLPRRRRAETEDEAGRGISIVATIASSWGSRRTPGGGKAVWCEFALPD